A stretch of Lactiplantibacillus brownii DNA encodes these proteins:
- the thrB gene encoding homoserine kinase → MLKISVPATSANLGPGFDSIGLALAMPLTVTLLGPSQDWQVEHPFGAAVPTDERNLIVKTALSLAPDLAPQRLKVTSNIPLARGLGSSSTAIVAGLAVANELSTKPISKNDLLLRATELEGHPDNVAPAILGGLVVATYVDQNVQAVQLPIPELFASVYVPNEELLTSASRKALPVQLPFKQAIAGSSIANTLVAALATQNWSLALTLVEQDRFHEQYRAKLVPALATIRATAHAMGIVGTYLSGAGPTIVTLGTQVDLKNLQAKLKQNTSLTGQYHLLPVDAQGIKVDKS, encoded by the coding sequence ATGTTAAAGATTTCAGTTCCAGCAACGTCCGCTAATTTGGGTCCAGGATTTGACTCAATAGGGCTAGCGTTAGCCATGCCATTGACAGTGACACTGTTAGGACCTAGCCAAGACTGGCAAGTTGAACACCCATTTGGGGCAGCCGTCCCGACGGATGAACGCAATTTGATTGTTAAAACCGCTTTGAGCTTAGCTCCGGATCTGGCACCGCAACGGTTAAAAGTGACTTCAAATATTCCACTAGCTCGTGGTTTAGGCAGTAGTTCGACCGCGATTGTGGCGGGTTTGGCAGTTGCCAATGAATTATCAACCAAACCTATTTCTAAAAATGACTTGTTATTGCGAGCGACCGAATTAGAAGGACATCCTGATAATGTGGCGCCGGCAATACTGGGCGGTTTAGTTGTGGCGACTTATGTTGATCAAAACGTCCAAGCGGTTCAATTGCCAATACCAGAGTTGTTCGCGAGTGTCTATGTCCCTAATGAGGAATTGTTAACGTCGGCTAGTCGCAAGGCGTTACCGGTACAGCTCCCATTTAAACAAGCGATTGCTGGCAGTAGCATTGCGAATACGTTGGTTGCGGCGTTGGCAACCCAAAATTGGTCATTGGCGTTGACATTAGTAGAACAAGATCGGTTCCACGAACAATATCGTGCCAAGCTGGTACCAGCCTTAGCAACGATTCGGGCAACGGCACATGCAATGGGAATCGTCGGAACTTATTTAAGTGGCGCTGGGCCGACGATTGTGACTCTCGGAACGCAGGTAGACTTGAAAAATTTACAAGCAAAATTGAAACAAAACACGTCATTGACTGGACAATATCATCTGCTACCAGTTGATGCTCAAGGGATTAAGGTTGATAAATCTTAA